Proteins from a genomic interval of Medicago truncatula cultivar Jemalong A17 chromosome 3, MtrunA17r5.0-ANR, whole genome shotgun sequence:
- the LOC11413778 gene encoding protein YIPF1 homolog: protein MEEDSRTSSSNTSHLLGSVPAVIVDQKNASNNQVPYANMQTFPPNSGGGGGGGQQGYQTLGTPTDAFGQQPANNWQGFFSVSSYTQYFNVDTDVVVNRLISSLNPVGDDFFAKIDANPDLYGLIWISTTLVFVLALLGNFATYLMEKHTNNRTSWSFDVSYVNTAAWSIYGYVIVVPLAYYFFLQYMGSNANLVRFWCLWGYSLTIFILSSFLLLIPVEILRWIIIILTGGASASFVSLNLRSFIGNDLSVAIIAAFFLQIALAVFIKVQFFE from the exons ATGGAGGAAGATTCTCGTACCAGTAGCAGCAATACCAGCCATTTGCTCGGATCAGTTCCA GCTGTCATTGTTGATCAAAAGAATGCTTCAAACAATCAAG TCCCTTATGCAAATATGCAAACATTCCCTCCCAATAGTGGAGGCGGAGGCGGTGGTGGACAACAGGGATATCAAACTCTTGGAACTCCAACTG ATGCTTTTGGGCAACAGCCAGCTAATAACTGGCAGGGATTCTTTAGTGTCTCATCGTACACACAGTATTTCAACGTGGATACAGACGTTGTCGTGAACAGATTGATAAGCTCCTTGAATCCAGTCGGTGATGACTTTTTTGCCAAGATAGATGCTAACCCTGATCT GTATGGGCTTATATGGATCTCAACAACATTGGTTTTTGTACTTGCCTTACTTGGAAATTTTGCAACATACCTAATGGAAAAACATACAAATAACAGAACATCATGGAGCTTTGATGTTAGCTATGTGAATACGGCGGCATGGTCTATATATGGCTATGTGATAGTGGTCCCGTTGGCATACTACTTTTTCCTTCAGTATATGGGTTCAAATGCTAACCTTGTACGGTTTTGGTGCTTGTGGGGGTATTCCCTCACCATTTTCATCTTGTCTTCT TTTCTATTGCTTATTCCAGTTGAGATTCTTCGGTGGATCATAATAATCCTTACCGGTGGTGCCTCAGCTAGCTTCGTTTCTTTGAACCTAAGGTCTTTTATAGGAAATGATCTTTCAGTGGCCATAATTGCTGCATTTTTCTTGCAAATAGCTTTGGCCGTCTTCATCAAAGTTCAGTTCtttgaataa
- the LOC11410330 gene encoding uncharacterized protein: protein MEFSEEWKSLFPIGASTVSNLLLHSDPDSLGPLFFNPNSNSPTPIFSSTIPSLHLPHNLLTERYLLTSDPSILPSTASTIAHLFDSTPELDDDNVSHFLHNRIQLLKCPNTPKAVVIFPTGANDETIGFFMLGVKDSLLETRLDVKGDVFRASTGSSSRILRMSVNPVTEDDSEPDSSPVIGYVLASSRYSVCWFDVKHNLSSDSPSMSYLGRSKVFKEAVVRACWSPHILEESMVLLESGQLFLFDVDAQGSMKTFKGTRLRVPWNDSACSENKAWLSCEFSWHPRILIVARYDAVFLVDFRSNECNVTCLLKIETLRMYAPDENERFLALSRVGTESPDNFYFTVTSRSLLVLCDIRNPLKPVLQWRHGIDEPCYMTVLSLSTLRSHSKEDTFQLASEMGFCIILGSFWNSEFNIFCYGPASFRKGSITSTLSKINTTFCAWELPSEINLSSRGCHCGNCLFREELSKDALPEWIDLQLKKEMVLGFGILSNDLASLLCEPDEHGGFTLVRVMSSGKFELQRYHASQAMARSLEDCHEADLCLESHLLCPLSVKEYKYKSSEFRYLKLNYLYAYANGNLGQILTTKLEKTYSDDQEEAPFCSEVHELLCKKLNACGLGHSRSSPAISSIFKDVTLPASFHEVALRKLWTDLPLELLQLAFLSYSECREVIAHNQNMVPLEFSAVPDLPQLPPFFLRKPSPHSDNDIVGPVIPFPVLLVINEVRYGYSSSESDEFSVEAELDLKYKEVMQVACEIAGSCHPDDHEISLGDDKTEHWDGSLKPKSFSTYRQIDNVQGNSVHTDTIYDTFIFKVSEKSCEEPGEKTESVGEEMFDDLCPITLRFDAPVTKFEQQSLEAFTLLKLKMSKWQNSFDLYNEFCSQSGF, encoded by the coding sequence ATGGAATTTTCAGAAGAATGGAAATCACTATTCCCAATAGGTGCATCCACTGTATCaaatcttcttcttcactctGATCCTGATTCCCTTGGTCCACTCttctttaaccctaattctaaCTCACCAACCCCTATTTTCTCTTCCACAATTCCCTCTCTTCACCTTCCACACAACCTCTTAACCGAACGCTACCTTTTAACCTCCGACCCTTCCATTCTCCCCTCCACTGCTTCCACTATTGCCCATCTATTTGATTCTACTCCTGAACTCGATGATGACAATGTTTCTCATTTCCTTCACAACCGCATTCAACTTCTTAAATGCCCGAATACCCCAAAAGCTGTTGTTATCTTCCCAACCGGTGCCAATGACGAAACTATTGGCTTTTTTATGTTGGGTGTTAAGGACTCGCTGTTGGAGACTCGGCTTGATGTCAAAGGCGATGTCTTTCGAGCTTCTACTGGTTCTTCTAGCCGTATCTTGAGGATGTCAGTGAATCCAGTTACTGAGGATGACAGTGAACCCGATTCTTCTCCTGTTATTGGATATGTGTTGGCTTCTTCACGTtattctgtttgttggtttgaTGTCAAACATAATTTGAGTTCGGATAGTCCTAGTATGTCTTATTTGGGAAGAAGTAAAGTGTTTAAGGAAGCTGTTGTGCGTGCTTGTTGGAGTCCTCATATATTGGAAGAGAGTATGGTTTTGTTAGAAAGTGGtcaattgtttttgtttgatgtGGATGCTCAAGGTTCAATGAAGACTTTCAAAGGGACTAGGTTGAGAGTACCATGGAATGATTCAGCTTGTTCTGAAAACAAGGCTTGGCTTAGTTGTGAATTTAGTTGGCATCCAAGGATTTTGATTGTTGCCCGTTACGATGCtgtatttttagttgattttagaTCAAATGAATGCAATGTGACTTGCCTTTTGAAGATTGAGACATTGCGGATGTATGCTCCTGATGAAAACGAGCGGTTTCTTGCCTTGTCAAGGGTTGGTACTGAATCTCCTGATAACTTTTACTTCACTGTGACTTCTAGAAGTCTTTTAGTTCTATGCGATATAAGGAACCCTTTGAAGCCAGTATTGCAATGGAGGCACGGCATTGATGAACCGTGCTACATGACTGTATTAAGTTTGTCTACGTTGAGATCCCACTCAAAAGAAGATACTTTTCAGTTGGCTTCTGAAATGGGATTTTGCATTATCTTGGGATCATTTTGGAATTCTGAGTTCAATATCTTCTGCTATGGACCTGCATCATTTCGAAAAGGTTCTATTACTTCAACGCTTTCAAAGATTAACACAACATTCTGTGCTTGGGAGCTTCCATCTGAGATCAATTTATCAAGTCGTGGGTGTCATTGTGGAAATTGTTTGTTCAGGGAAGAGTTGTCAAAGGATGCACTTCCCGAGTGGATTGATTTGCAGCTGAAGAAAGAGATGGTTTTGGGATTTGGCATTTTAAGCAATGACCTTGCTTCCTTACTCTGCGAACCAGATGAGCATGGTGGTTTTACTCTAGTAAGGGTAATGTCGTCAGGAAAGTTTGAATTGCAGAGGTATCACGCCTCCCAGGCTATGGCTAGAAGCTTGGAAGATTGCCACGAAGCAGATTTATGTTTGGAGTCACACTTGTTGTGTCCCTTGAGTGTTAAGGAATACAAATACAAATCTTCAGAATTTCGTTACTTAAAATTGAATTACCTTTATGCCTATGCAAATGGTAATCTTGGTCAAATCCTAACTACAAAACTAGAAAAGACCTATTCTGATGATCAAGAGGAGGCACCTTTTTGTTCAGAAGTTCATGAATTATtgtgtaaaaaattaaatgcttGTGGGTTGGGCCATTCAAGATCATCTCCTgcaatttcttctatttttaaaGATGTCACGCTACCAGCAAGCTTCCACGAGGTTGCCTTGAGAAAATTGTGGACTGACTTGCCTTTAGAGTTATTACAGTTAGCATTTTTGAGTTATTCTGAATGTCGTGAAGTCATTGCACACAACCAAAATATGGTACCTTTAGAATTTTCAGCTGTTCCAGACCTTCCTCAGCTGCCTCCGTTCTTTCTAAGGAAACCATCACCCCATAGCGACAATGACATTGTGGGTCCAGTTATTCCTTTCCCTGTTTTACTTGTGATTAATGAAGTTCGCTATGGGTACTCAAGTTCGGAAAGTGATGAATTTTCAGTAGAAGCAGAGCTTGACCTCAAATACAAAGAAGTTATGCAGGTCGCTTGTGAGATTGCTGGTTCGTGTCACCCTGATGATCATGAAATCTCCCTTGGTGATGACAAAACGGAACATTGGGATGGTTCTTTGAAACCAAAATCTTTTTCGACATATCGTCAAATAGACAATGTACAGGGAAACTCTGTTCATACTGATACCATTTAtgatacatttatttttaaggtttcGGAGAAGTCCTGTGAGGAGCCCGGTGAGAAGACTGAATCTGTCGGAGAAGAGATGTTTGATGATCTTTGCCCAATTACGTTGCGGTTTGATGCTCCTGTGACCAAGTTTGAACAGCAGAGTTTAGAGGCGTTCACATTATTGAAATTGAAGATGTCTAAATGGCAAAATAGTTTTGATTTGTATAATGAATTTTGTAGTCAATCTGGATTTTAA